The nucleotide sequence CCGAGCCTGCGGCCCGAAGGTGCCACGCCGACCGAGCAGATGCGGTGGATTCCCGGCAACAAGCAACGCCGCCTGGAGCGCTGGATGTACACCCGTGGCGAGCGGCGCCGGGTCTGTGTGACGCTCGGGAACCGGGTCGGCCTGGCCCACGACATCGACTTCGTGCGCCGTCTCGCCGAAGACGTCTCCGCGCTCGACGTGGAGGTGGTGATCCCCGTCCCGGAGAGCAGCGAGGCGGAACTCCACGAGGCGCTCGGTGACGAGGTGCGGGTCGGCTGGATCCCGCTGGACGTGGTCGCGCCGACCTGTTCGCTGATCGTGCACCACGGCGGCGGGGTGACCGGCATGACCGCGATGAACGCAGGGGTGCCGCAGCTGATCCTGCCGGTGGTGGCCTACTCGACGTTGTCCGCGCGCCGGATCGCGGCCTTCGGCGCGGCCGACGTCCTCCTGCCGGGCGAGGCCACTCCGGAGAACATCGTCCGCTCCTCCCGGCAGCTGCTGTCCACACCGTCCTATTCGGACAGGTCGGCGCAGCTGTCCAAGGAGATCGCCGCCCTGCCGGGGCCCGCCGAACTGGTCGCGGTGCTCGAACGGGTGGCCGCGGGCACCTACCGCGCGCCCGCTTGAACCGACCCGAGATAGGAGTGCGCCGATGTACGGAACCGAAGCGGCGGAGGTCTACGACCTGCTGCACCGGGCCAGGGGCAAGAACTTCGAGGACGAGGCGGAGGCGGTGCTGGAACTGGCTCTCGGGCGGCGGCCTGCCGCGGATTCGCTGCTGGACGTCGCCTGCGGGACCGGCGCGCATCTCCGGGTCTTCGGCAAACGCTTCGACCAGGTCGCGGGTGTGGACCTGTCCGCGGCGATGCTGGAGCTCGCGGGCGCCCGGCTGCCGGAGGCGGAGCTGACCCAGGCGGATATGCGGGACTTCTCGCTCGGCAGGCGATTCGACGTGATCACCTGCCTCTTCTGCTCGATCGCTTATGTCCGCTCGACCGGGGAGCTGGAGCAGGCCCTGCGCGGTTTCGCGCGGCATCTCACCCCCGGCGGGGTGACGGTGGTCGAACCGTGGTGGTTCCCCGAGCGGTTCACGCCCGGCTATATCGCGGCCGACGTGGTACGGGAAGGCGGGCGCACCGTGAGCCGGGTGTCGCACGCCTCGCGTATCCCGGCCGGATCGCGGATGGAAGTCCACTACCTGGTGGCCGAAGAGGACTCGGGCGTGCGGCATTTCCGGGAAGAGCACCTCTACTCGCTGTTCTCCCGGCAGGAGTACGAAGCCGCCTTCGACCGCGCCGGGTTCGACGTGGAGTACGTGCCGGACGCGGGGCGCGGCCTGTTCACCGGTGTGCTGCGGGGCTGACCGGACGTGGATTCGTCTAGGGGGATGCGTTGACTGAAAAGGGAAATGTAGTCGTACTGGGTGGCACCGGCTTTGTCGGCGAACATGTCTGCGAGGCTTTCGCGCGGCAGGGTCACGAGGTGGTCGCCGTGGCGCGGTCGGCACCGGAGAGGGGCCGCTTCCTCTCGCTCGATCTGACCACCGTGTCCGCCGGAGAGCTCGCCACGAGGCTGAGCGAAACGGCACCGGCGATCGTGGTGAACGCCATCGGCAGTATCTGGGGCGGTTCCGCGGAGGACATGGTCGAACGCTGCCTGACCCCGACGCGGCGGCTGCTGGACGCACTGGCGCTGATGCCGGGCCTGCCACGGCTGGTACACCTCGGTTCGGTGCTCGAACACACCCCGGCCCGGCCTCCGGGAAGCACCGGGCCGGTACCCGCGCAGTACGCCTACGGGCGGGCGAAGGCGGAGGCCACGCGGCTGGTCCTCGAAGCCACCGCCGCCGGCGGGGTGGACGGCACGGTGCTGCGCGTCGCCAACGTCGCCGGGCCCGGTTCGCCGGAGGTCAGCCTGCTCGGCCGGGTGGCGAGGGAGCTGGCGGCGTCCGCCGCGGCGGATCGCGGCGCGGTGGTGAAATTGTCACTGCTCAAGGCCTATCGCGACTACGTCGACGTTCGGGACGTGGCGGAAGCCGTCGTGGCCACCGCCGCGGCGCCGGTGAGCGGGGAGGCCTTCGACATCGGCCGGGGGCACGCCGTGCCGGTGCGCCTGCTGGTGAACCTGCTCATCGAAGCCAGCGGGGTCCGCACCCGGCTGATCGAGCAAGCGGACCGTCCGGCCGCGCGTGCCTGGCACGACTGGATCGAGGTGGACACCGGCCCGGCGCAGCGCCGCCTCGGCTGGCGGCCCCGCCGGTCTCTGCGCGAATCGGTCGACGATTTCTGGGAGCACACCTCCGGTCGCCCACGAGCGGCCCTCGCCCCGGTCCACTGACCGGATTCCTCGCACACCAAGAGAAAGGCACGCTCATGCGGTTCCTCTACACCATGCTGCCCGGGATCTCCCATCTGTTCCCGCTCGTTCCGCTCGCCCAGGCGATGCAGGCCGAAGGACACGAGGTCCTGGTGGCCACCAACGGCCCGGCGGTCAAGGCCGCGATCAACGCGGGACTGCCCGCGTTCGAGGTCGCGCCGGGGCAGGACGTGGACGAGCCGGGTCTGCGGCTGGGTGAGAGGCTGGCCAAAGGCGGGCTGACCGACGAAGAGGCCTTCGCCGCGGTCGGGGCGACCTTCGCGGAAATGGGCGGGATCATGCTCGACGGCCTGGTCGACGCCGCGACCCGCTGGCGCGCCGACGCGGTGGTGTACATGCCGATCTGCTTCGCCGGTCTCGCCGCCGCCAGGCTCGCCGGGGCCAAGGCGGTGGTGCACGGGATCGGTCACCGCAACCCGCTGCTGTGGGCGTTGTCCGCGATGGACCCGGTGGCGCGGGCCCGCGGGGTGGACGACCTGCTCGACGGCGCCGACGTCGAGATCAACATCAGCCCGAGCTCGCTGGAGAAGTTCAATCCGGATCTGCCGGAGAAGCCGATCGCCACCGCCATGGTGGATCTGCGGCATGCCCCGTACAACGGTGGCGCCGAGTTGCCGCCGTGGGCACTGGGCGAACCCGACCGGCCGAGGGTGATCGCCACGCTGGGGTCGTCCGGGGTGACGGTCGGCGGCGGTGAACTGCTCACGGAGGTGGTGGCCGCCACCGCGGACATGGACGTGGAGCTGTTGCTGACGTCCGGAGGTGCCACGCTGACCGCGCTGGAGGCGCTGCCGGAGGCGAGCCGGGCGCACGTCCGGGTGGTCGAATGGCTTCCGCTGCGATCGATCCTGCCGAGTTGTTCGGCGATCGTGCACCACGCCGGGTCCGGGTCGATGTTCTCCGCCTACGCCGCGGGAGTGCCGCAGATCGGCATCCCGCACATCGGGAACGCCTCGGTCAACGCGGAGATCGCGGCGAAGCGCGGGGCGGGGCTGGTCGTTCCCCCGGCGGAGGCCACCGGCGAGGTGGTCCGCGAGGCGCTCGGCGAGATCTTGGGTGGGGCCTCGTACCGGATCGCCGCGCAGGAGGTCGCCACCGAGATGGCGGGGATGCCGCGCAGCTCCGAGGTCTCCGCGCGGCTGACCGAACTGCTGCGCTGATGGTCGCCGACGGCACGGCTTTCGTCTTCCCGGGACAAGGGGCGCAACGGGTCGGCATGGGAGCCGATCTGCTGCGCGCCGAACCGCGACTGGTCGGCGCGGTGTTCGAGGAGGCGGACGAGGTGCTCGGGCTGCCCCTGTCCCGATGGTGCCTGCGAGGGCCTGCCGAGAGGCTCGACGGAACGGCGGTCACCCAGCCCGCGGTCCTGGTGACCAGCGTCGCCGCGCTGACCGTGCTGCGGGCCCGAGGGGTCCGGCCGGATGTGGTGGCGGGGCACAGTTTCGGCGAGTACGCCGCCTTGGTCTCCGCGGGCGCGCTCGACTGGCGCGATGCGCTGCGCCTGGTCCGGCGGCGCGGCCTGCTGGTGGCCGAGGCGGGCCGTCGCGCGCCCGGCGCGATGCTGGCGGTGGTCGGACTGGATCTCGCCACGGTGGAGAAACTGTGCGCCGAAGTCACCGCGACCGTCGGGGAATCGGTGGAGGTGGCCAACGACAACGAACCGCGGCAGGTGGTGGTCGCGGGCAGGCTGTCCGCGATCGCCGCGATGGAGGAGGCCGCGAAGGCCGCCGGCGCGGGCCGGGTGCGGCGGCTGGGGGTTTCGGCCGCCGTGCACTGCGGCCTGATGGCCGACGCCGAACGCGCGTTCGCCGCGGCGGTGGACGCGACCCCGCCGGCCGCGCCCCGGCTTCCGGTGTTCTCCGGGGTGACGGCCGGCCTGGTCCGCACGGGTGAGGAGGCCGCCGCGGTGTTGCGGCGTCAGCTCACCAGCCGGGTCCGGTGGACCGAGACGGTCAGGGCCGTCGCCGCGGCCGGGGCGGTGCGGTTCGTCGAGGTGGGCAACGGACAGGTGGTCGGCAGGCTGTGCCGCCGGATCATCCCGTCCGCGGCCGTCTTCCACACCAGCACTTCCTGGCAGCTCGCCGACGCGCTGGCGGCCACCGGGGGAGCGGTGGGCTGACCCCGCTTCCCCGGCGGCCCCGCCCGGTCAGCGGAAGGCGTCCACGTGCTCGGCGGCCCACTGGGCGAAGGTCCTTGCCGGGCGGCCGGTGACCTGCTCCACCGTGGGCAGGACGGTGCGGGCCCGTTCCGGGGGATTGGTGCCCAACCGCACGAGGGCCTCGACCTCGTCTTCCGCGAGACCTGATTCGCGCAGCTCACGACGGGCTTCCTCGACTCCCACCTCGATCGTCTTCAAAGGGCGGCCGAGCGCTTCGGAGAGCAGGCGGGCGGTCTCGACCGGAGTGAGCGACTGCGGTCCGGTGATCGTGTAGGCACTGCCGTCGTGCCCGTCTTCGAGGAGCGCGGCCGCGGCCACCGCCGCGATATCGGCTTCGTGCACCATCGCGCTCGGGCAGTGGGCGAAGGGCAACGACACCGGCCGGTCCTCGCGGACCGAAGGCGCCCACTCCAGCATGTTGGACATGAACTCCACCGGCTGCAGATGGGTCCACTCCAGGCCACTGTTCTCGGCGGCGGCCTCGACGGGCCCCGGCTCGAATCCGGTCAGCACGGTCACCCGCCGCACACCCGCCTTCTTGATCAGGCCGAGGACCTGCTCGGCGTTCTCCAGCGGCGCGTAACCCTCCCCGCCGAACGTGATCAGGTGCATCGCCGTGACGCCGTCGAGAGCCGCGGGCAAGGTCTCCGGACGGGT is from Amycolatopsis lurida and encodes:
- a CDS encoding nucleotide disphospho-sugar-binding domain-containing protein; translation: MKILFIPAGSQATIFSFVPLAMAARNAGHEVFMTATEDLVPAVVSVGLPAYPVSSLPFNYFIGKDRAGQPVEIPREPAAQMRAIGAGFARMGAVTLDALIELAQDWRPDLIVGGPISYAAPLLAAYLDVPFLVQAYDINDMNSGSDPGALEELQPELNRLKLDRIPDPVAFLDVCPPSLRPEGATPTEQMRWIPGNKQRRLERWMYTRGERRRVCVTLGNRVGLAHDIDFVRRLAEDVSALDVEVVIPVPESSEAELHEALGDEVRVGWIPLDVVAPTCSLIVHHGGGVTGMTAMNAGVPQLILPVVAYSTLSARRIAAFGAADVLLPGEATPENIVRSSRQLLSTPSYSDRSAQLSKEIAALPGPAELVAVLERVAAGTYRAPA
- a CDS encoding class I SAM-dependent DNA methyltransferase → MYGTEAAEVYDLLHRARGKNFEDEAEAVLELALGRRPAADSLLDVACGTGAHLRVFGKRFDQVAGVDLSAAMLELAGARLPEAELTQADMRDFSLGRRFDVITCLFCSIAYVRSTGELEQALRGFARHLTPGGVTVVEPWWFPERFTPGYIAADVVREGGRTVSRVSHASRIPAGSRMEVHYLVAEEDSGVRHFREEHLYSLFSRQEYEAAFDRAGFDVEYVPDAGRGLFTGVLRG
- a CDS encoding NAD-dependent epimerase/dehydratase family protein is translated as MTEKGNVVVLGGTGFVGEHVCEAFARQGHEVVAVARSAPERGRFLSLDLTTVSAGELATRLSETAPAIVVNAIGSIWGGSAEDMVERCLTPTRRLLDALALMPGLPRLVHLGSVLEHTPARPPGSTGPVPAQYAYGRAKAEATRLVLEATAAGGVDGTVLRVANVAGPGSPEVSLLGRVARELAASAAADRGAVVKLSLLKAYRDYVDVRDVAEAVVATAAAPVSGEAFDIGRGHAVPVRLLVNLLIEASGVRTRLIEQADRPAARAWHDWIEVDTGPAQRRLGWRPRRSLRESVDDFWEHTSGRPRAALAPVH
- a CDS encoding nucleotide disphospho-sugar-binding domain-containing protein; this encodes MRFLYTMLPGISHLFPLVPLAQAMQAEGHEVLVATNGPAVKAAINAGLPAFEVAPGQDVDEPGLRLGERLAKGGLTDEEAFAAVGATFAEMGGIMLDGLVDAATRWRADAVVYMPICFAGLAAARLAGAKAVVHGIGHRNPLLWALSAMDPVARARGVDDLLDGADVEINISPSSLEKFNPDLPEKPIATAMVDLRHAPYNGGAELPPWALGEPDRPRVIATLGSSGVTVGGGELLTEVVAATADMDVELLLTSGGATLTALEALPEASRAHVRVVEWLPLRSILPSCSAIVHHAGSGSMFSAYAAGVPQIGIPHIGNASVNAEIAAKRGAGLVVPPAEATGEVVREALGEILGGASYRIAAQEVATEMAGMPRSSEVSARLTELLR
- the fabD gene encoding ACP S-malonyltransferase, yielding MVADGTAFVFPGQGAQRVGMGADLLRAEPRLVGAVFEEADEVLGLPLSRWCLRGPAERLDGTAVTQPAVLVTSVAALTVLRARGVRPDVVAGHSFGEYAALVSAGALDWRDALRLVRRRGLLVAEAGRRAPGAMLAVVGLDLATVEKLCAEVTATVGESVEVANDNEPRQVVVAGRLSAIAAMEEAAKAAGAGRVRRLGVSAAVHCGLMADAERAFAAAVDATPPAAPRLPVFSGVTAGLVRTGEEAAAVLRRQLTSRVRWTETVRAVAAAGAVRFVEVGNGQVVGRLCRRIIPSAAVFHTSTSWQLADALAATGGAVG
- a CDS encoding NAD(P)H-binding protein, whose product is MTILVTGATGTVGRHLVGQLVHGGHEVRAMTRDPLRAKLPEGVQVVAGDLTRPETLPAALDGVTAMHLITFGGEGYAPLENAEQVLGLIKKAGVRRVTVLTGFEPGPVEAAAENSGLEWTHLQPVEFMSNMLEWAPSVREDRPVSLPFAHCPSAMVHEADIAAVAAAALLEDGHDGSAYTITGPQSLTPVETARLLSEALGRPLKTIEVGVEEARRELRESGLAEDEVEALVRLGTNPPERARTVLPTVEQVTGRPARTFAQWAAEHVDAFR